The following is a genomic window from Treponema pallidum subsp. pallidum str. Nichols.
TACATACGGACGATTAATTTATACCCCACGAAAGCACGCCGAATCATTGCACTCAGTGCTGAACTCATCGAGCGCTTCGCTGCCCAAGTACCGTGCGACGCCCATGCCCTAGAGAGTCTACCCGGGGTCGGTCACAAGACGGCAAACGTAGTCCTGAACATGGGTTTTGGCATACCCACAATCGCAGTTGATACGCATATCCTGCGGACAGCGCCACGCATCGGGCTTTCCTCTGGAAGAACCCCACGCGCGGTTGAACGCGACTTGCTTGTGGTCACCCCGCGTGAGTTTCGCATGCATGCACATCACTGGATTTTACTCCACGGACGCTACACCTGCACCGCACGAAGACCACGGTGCACGGAGTGCTGCCTAAGAGACCTATGCTGCAAAAACAACATATAAGAGAAAAATTGCTGGGCCGTACGTCCTGCGGCATTTTCAGGAATTTCTAAAAGAAGTTCGCTAACTAATTGACGCCTCACGCAAAAAAGAACGAGAAACCCTGCACACGCTCGCTGCCCGAGGAGCGCAGCACACGCGCACACGCGTCCATCGTGGCATACGTGGTAACTACGTCATCGATAATCAAGGCATCACGCGGCACACGAGCGTGCGCCCCGAGCTCTATACTCCCTGCAAGATTCTCAACACGCGCAGCGCGCGACAATGTTTTCTGCGCGAAACGACCCTCTACTCGCACCAACGCACGATTAACGGTAAAACCAGCCAATTCTAGTCGACGCGACACGTCCTCAACCTGGTCCCATCCTCTCTCAGCCATCTTGCATGGCCGCGGCGGCACTGGCACCAACTCGGTACTTGCAGTGACGAAGGAGCGCTCACGCGCTGTACGCAAAAAACACCCGGCAATGCGGGAAAAAAG
Proteins encoded in this region:
- a CDS encoding ComF family protein, translated to MQDRLYARAHDFLEHPEDFCSRCAKPLVSARALCVSCRALRESGETPALWRVFSLLPYLGVGRPLMSLWKTQQERNFDALFSRIAGCFLRTARERSFVTASTELVPVPPRPCKMAERGWDQVEDVSRRLELAGFTVNRALVRVEGRFAQKTLSRAARVENLAGSIELGAHARVPRDALIIDDVVTTYATMDACARVLRSSGSERVQGFSFFFA
- the nth gene encoding endonuclease III; its protein translation is MRLLDSKGVHAVFEQLHAANPQPQGELHWRNTFTLLVAVLLSAQATDKSVNKATAALFDVADTPQAMLALGEERLCSYIRTINLYPTKARRIIALSAELIERFAAQVPCDAHALESLPGVGHKTANVVLNMGFGIPTIAVDTHILRTAPRIGLSSGRTPRAVERDLLVVTPREFRMHAHHWILLHGRYTCTARRPRCTECCLRDLCCKNNI